A portion of the Macadamia integrifolia cultivar HAES 741 unplaced genomic scaffold, SCU_Mint_v3 scaffold1048, whole genome shotgun sequence genome contains these proteins:
- the LOC122062485 gene encoding probable glutathione S-transferase, giving the protein MADEVTLLNTRPSLFGIRVKIALAEKGIEYVHKEENLQDKSPLLLKMNPIHKKIPVLIHNGKPICESLVIFQYIDEVYDSGRRAVMTTDGKELIESLKLLEGELGEKPYFGGEKFGYLDLSFIPFYTLFNSFDTYGNVAAKKPR; this is encoded by the exons ATGGCTGATGAGGTAACTCTCTTGAATACCCGGCCCAGCCTTTTTGGGATCCGGGTGAAAATTGCCTTGGCCGAGAAAGGTATCGAGTACGTGCACAAGGAAGAGAACTTGCAAGACAAGAGTCCTCTGCTTCTGAAGATGAACCCTATTCATAAGAAGATCCCCGTTTTGATCCATAACGGGAAACCCATCTGCGAATCGCTCGTCATTTTTCAATACATTGATGAG GTATATGACTCTGGGAGAAGGGCAGTGATGACGACAGATGGAAAAGAGTTGATAGAAAGCTTAAAATTGTTGGAAGGAGAGCTTGGAGAGAAACCTTACTTCGGAGGAGAGAAGTTTGGCTATTTGGACTTGAGCTTCATTCCCTTCTACACTTTATTTAATTCCTTCGACACATATGGGaatgttgctgccaaaaaaccccgctag